In bacterium, the genomic stretch GAAGGGCGTCTCTGAGTTCATTTAAATAGAACGCGGGGATTGCATCCGAGTCATCACCGGTGCGGGGGTAGGTAACGTATAATTTTTCTGAAGGTAATGTCACCGCCAGATAGAAACGAAGCCGCTCTTCTTCTGCCCGCTCTTGACCCGTGGTAAGCTGCTTACCTGTCAATTCAGCTAAAAGTTGCCGCTCATCGTCTCTTAGGAAAGGTTCTTCATTAATCCGCCGTGGAAATGACCCTTCAAGAAGCCCGACTACAAAAGCGATTCTCGGCTCAAAACCACCGGCGTTTGCTGCTTCGAGTAATCGAACCCCTTTGTCATCAGTAGGCAATCTAAAAGTCGCTTCATCCCAACAAGTTTTGAGCCTTTCAAGATAGGAGCCATAAGGTTGAGGTTCATTACTTGATAACCGATCGAGGTCCGCAAGAGTTGTAAGAGCGTCGAAAGCTGCTCGTGTTGCCTGCCGGTCAGTTTTTTGAAGTGAAATATCGATTAAGGGGTTGGATTTTTCATAGCCAAGATCGTCGATCATCTCTTCGATATGTTTGTTAAAATCGGAAGCTGTTTGGGGTTTGCTGCTTACCCGTTCTTGCCAATCGATTAGCTTCTGGAGGAATTCGCCGGCCTCTTGCGAGTCTTCTTCCTGTATACATAGAGCAGCAAAACTTGCCCACTCCTCTCGCCCGTCTTTCACTCTGGCTTTGGCAGAGGCGCGAGCGATGCGTTGCGCTTGCCACCGATTCAATGGCGAATAACTGGAGGCGAGGATTTCTATGACCTGCCCGCGCCGCCAGTTGCTATCGAACAGTTCGAGAGTGCGTAAAATTGTTCTTGCAAGCGAATTTCGAAGCAGCGGCTCATCCCTTTCCCAGGTAAATTTGACCCCAAAGCGAGCTAAGACGGTGCTGACGATGGGCGCATAACCGTTCCAATCCCGTGCCACAAATGCCATTTCTTCAAACTTATACTCGCCGCTTTTTTGAATCCGATATGCCTCCCTCGCAATTTGCTCGATTTCCCCATAACGGTTTGGGGCATCGATTTCGATTATTTGCGGCTGTGCTGGCTCAGTATCCGTGCAATTCGAATGGAAGAGATGGTGGGAGAGCAGTTGCAGACTCAGGCTTTTTGCTCGTTGATTAACGCTTGGGAGTTGTGTTTCCTCGACATCAAAACGTTTGAGGAGATGAGTGCGGGCACGATCGGAGGCCGTAAATAATCGGGTTCTTTCCGGGTGCCAGGCAAGTGTTACTCCCACGGATGCGCCGCTTTTTGACAGTGCCTCCATTAAAGCAAATTGAGCTTCGTTTAGAGGCTGAAACCCGTCAAACCATACGGACTGAAAATCGATATGCGCCCCCTGTTCAACCGCATCGATAGCCGACCATGCAGTATCAGTCGGGGCGCTAACTCGAAGCTTGCCAAGGCAATGTAGGTACTCCTCCCACAAAGAGCATAGTTCTTGAATTCTCTCGATAAAGCGGCGATCGCTTGCCCTTTCCGAAGCTTGAAAGGCGATTTCGAGCAGCGAATCAGAGGTAAAACCGGCCTGAGAAAGCTCTTCAAGGATATCGACCAATCGCCGATGAAACCCTGGCATCATTCGAACCCTTCCGAAATAACCGTCTTCAGCCAGAACAATTTCCGCACATCGGCCAATCGCGCCAACGCGAAGCGCTCGGGAAGCAGTTGGCAGAATAGATTTTCTGTTCTGGGAAGCCAGTTGTTTGCAGAAGAAGTCCCAGGTTACAATCTGCCCTTCAGCAATTTCCGAAGCTTGATCTTCTTCTGGAATCCTTGCCTTTAAAGCCTCTGCTTG encodes the following:
- a CDS encoding PD-(D/E)XK nuclease family protein, encoding MHALPYPLRLVTGLPGAGKSAVCLAEFLQRPSQTTIVVPGHAQAEALKARIPEEDQASEIAEGQIVTWDFFCKQLASQNRKSILPTASRALRVGAIGRCAEIVLAEDGYFGRVRMMPGFHRRLVDILEELSQAGFTSDSLLEIAFQASERASDRRFIERIQELCSLWEEYLHCLGKLRVSAPTDTAWSAIDAVEQGAHIDFQSVWFDGFQPLNEAQFALMEALSKSGASVGVTLAWHPERTRLFTASDRARTHLLKRFDVEETQLPSVNQRAKSLSLQLLSHHLFHSNCTDTEPAQPQIIEIDAPNRYGEIEQIAREAYRIQKSGEYKFEEMAFVARDWNGYAPIVSTVLARFGVKFTWERDEPLLRNSLARTILRTLELFDSNWRRGQVIEILASSYSPLNRWQAQRIARASAKARVKDGREEWASFAALCIQEEDSQEAGEFLQKLIDWQERVSSKPQTASDFNKHIEEMIDDLGYEKSNPLIDISLQKTDRQATRAAFDALTTLADLDRLSSNEPQPYGSYLERLKTCWDEATFRLPTDDKGVRLLEAANAGGFEPRIAFVVGLLEGSFPRRINEEPFLRDDERQLLAELTGKQLTTGQERAEEERLRFYLAVTLPSEKLYVTYPRTGDDSDAIPAFYLNELRDALPPGSVKTKEYKLSQVAPLREEATTLADQVLSLAAEYGAGILSETPGIPLLEERPTITQDLIEWRRLPRSPETLGDDAAKLRAWNGRTLPVTELESLARCPLQHLARFCMQLHALHQGIQRTDQGQLVHVALRRRFSKKPNCEDSETLAAELRREIDELLEENPPDGSAWELRMLRLLADELLSGFAIREALYQAAFGLQPNMFELAFGMIAAPEEPDMPSDRPLDPNSKPQPLSIPLPTGETLNICGTMDRVDVNEDGNLAMVIDYKLEGQQRWIEVDNGGSLQMPLYAMALKELFGIANIIPAYDSLSRGARDRLLNLDIPASQRAQFARPMAGEDSRSIKTMGIPQFNQWLLSTKKKVARLAMQLKQAQITPRPGDHCNHCAYGDLCRVDRFGHHDGEPLNATPFD